In a single window of the Alphaproteobacteria bacterium LSUCC0684 genome:
- the hutI gene encoding imidazolonepropionase, translating to MQTLITNAKIATLDAPIVTRTESDVSGNPFGLISSGYLVIEDGLISSLGPMAAMPPALARNRSANCLDAGGRLLTPALIDCHTHIVHGGNRATEFEMRLNGASYAEIARAGGGIVSTVRETRALSVSELVETALPRVNALLAEGVCLIEVKSGYGLDMDTELRMLRAARMLADECPLRVVTSFLGAHAMPSDFGGQPEDYINDICIPALHAAHAEGLVDAVDGFCESIAFSAEQLAPLFATARQLGLPVKLHAEQLSRCGGTLLATQHGALSVDHVEYASEEDVLAMAAAGSVAVLLPGAFYTLRETQSPPVGLFRKHDVPMALATDANPGSSPMTSILLAMNMGCTLFGLTPAEALAGVTRNAARALGLSDTGIIRPGLRADLALWDVAQPAELSYRIGLNPLHLRLFAGQIA from the coding sequence ATGCAGACACTGATAACAAATGCAAAAATTGCAACACTGGATGCCCCGATAGTTACCAGGACAGAAAGCGATGTATCCGGCAATCCATTTGGATTGATATCAAGCGGCTACCTTGTCATTGAAGATGGCCTGATCAGTAGTCTTGGTCCCATGGCAGCAATGCCTCCAGCGCTTGCCAGGAACCGGTCGGCGAACTGTCTTGATGCGGGTGGCCGACTGCTTACCCCGGCCTTGATCGATTGCCACACGCATATCGTACATGGCGGCAACCGTGCGACAGAGTTCGAGATGCGCCTGAATGGCGCCAGCTATGCTGAAATAGCAAGGGCCGGAGGAGGCATTGTTTCCACCGTTCGAGAAACCCGCGCCTTGTCGGTTTCAGAACTTGTTGAAACGGCATTGCCGCGTGTAAATGCATTATTGGCTGAAGGGGTTTGCCTTATCGAGGTAAAATCAGGCTACGGCCTTGATATGGATACCGAGTTACGGATGCTGCGGGCAGCGAGGATGCTTGCGGATGAATGCCCCTTGCGTGTTGTAACCAGCTTTCTTGGGGCGCACGCAATGCCGTCAGATTTTGGCGGGCAACCCGAAGACTATATTAATGATATATGCATACCTGCGTTACACGCTGCCCATGCGGAAGGGCTTGTTGATGCGGTTGACGGGTTCTGTGAATCGATCGCCTTTTCGGCGGAACAACTTGCGCCATTATTTGCCACTGCACGGCAATTAGGCCTGCCGGTAAAACTGCATGCAGAACAGTTGTCGCGATGTGGTGGCACCTTGCTTGCGACGCAACATGGGGCGCTTTCCGTTGATCATGTTGAATATGCAAGCGAAGAGGATGTTTTAGCTATGGCTGCGGCGGGAAGTGTGGCTGTATTGCTGCCAGGCGCCTTTTATACGCTACGCGAAACACAAAGCCCTCCGGTGGGTCTTTTCCGCAAGCATGATGTACCCATGGCTCTTGCGACGGACGCCAATCCTGGCTCCTCGCCTATGACCTCGATTCTGCTGGCGATGAATATGGGATGCACGCTTTTCGGCCTTACCCCGGCCGAGGCATTGGCAGGTGTGACCCGCAATGCGGCGAGGGCGTTGGGCCTGAGCGATACCGGAATTATCCGTCCGGGGTTGAGGGCCGATCTTGCTCTCTGGGATGTCGCGCAGCCGGCAGAACTTTCCTATCGGATTGGCTTGAACCCTCTTCACCTCCGCCTGTTTGCCGGTCAGATAGCATGA
- a CDS encoding ABC transporter substrate-binding protein, with protein MSALHGAELAVEQINNSGGVNGSKIELVVYDDQASPKEAAPLSVKMITQDNVVAGVSGSYSGSTRAAATIFAESKVPYISAYAIHPDITRAGDYVFRTSFMGEVQGRAGAKLIGDTLGKKRVAMVTINNDFGKSLAAGFREQAGNFGIEIIAEYEYSIKDREFGPIISKLKADNPDAIYASGYFFTAGPMVSQMRAAGLSQPVIGQEGYDSQKFIEIAGAASEGVMITTSLDRDSTEAETKDFISGFAAKAGYPADMVAASGHTAILVLADALKRSGGKGGAALRDAIADTNLKASTGQISFNALGEVKKDVQVQIVKDGNWHHHSVISDAVLLAPPSK; from the coding sequence ATGTCCGCGCTGCATGGTGCTGAACTCGCCGTTGAGCAGATCAATAATTCAGGTGGCGTGAATGGCAGCAAAATTGAACTGGTTGTTTATGATGATCAGGCCAGCCCTAAGGAAGCGGCACCGCTCTCCGTGAAGATGATCACCCAAGATAATGTTGTTGCAGGCGTATCAGGAAGCTATTCCGGATCTACGCGTGCCGCAGCAACGATCTTTGCCGAAAGCAAGGTTCCCTACATTTCGGCCTATGCTATTCATCCTGACATTACGCGGGCTGGTGATTACGTGTTCCGCACCTCATTCATGGGTGAGGTGCAAGGCCGTGCAGGCGCCAAGCTGATTGGCGATACGCTTGGCAAAAAGCGGGTTGCGATGGTCACGATCAATAATGATTTCGGGAAATCCCTTGCCGCCGGTTTCCGCGAACAGGCAGGAAATTTTGGAATTGAGATCATTGCTGAATATGAATACAGCATTAAGGATCGTGAGTTTGGGCCTATTATTTCCAAACTGAAAGCCGATAACCCTGATGCGATTTATGCCTCCGGGTATTTCTTTACCGCCGGCCCGATGGTAAGCCAGATGCGCGCCGCCGGTCTTTCCCAGCCAGTGATTGGTCAAGAGGGCTACGACAGTCAGAAATTCATAGAAATTGCTGGCGCTGCCTCGGAAGGGGTAATGATCACCACATCACTTGATCGGGATTCAACCGAAGCCGAAACCAAAGACTTTATCAGCGGTTTTGCGGCGAAGGCTGGATACCCGGCTGATATGGTTGCAGCTTCTGGCCACACGGCAATCCTTGTTCTGGCTGATGCGCTGAAACGGTCAGGTGGAAAGGGCGGGGCGGCTTTGCGTGATGCCATTGCCGACACAAACCTGAAAGCCTCCACCGGTCAGATTTCCTTCAACGCATTGGGTGAGGTGAAAAAGGATGTGCAGGTTCAGATTGTAAAAGACGGGAACTGGCATCACCATTCTGTAATCAGCGATGCAGTTCTGCTTGCTCCGCCAAGCAAGTGA
- the hutU gene encoding urocanate hydratase: MQNSRHNIRDVIPPTGAEISAKSWLTEAPMRMLMNNLHPDVAENPHALVVYGGIGRAARTWEDFDMIVASLRNLEADQTLLVQSGKPVGVFRTHKDAPRVLIANSNLVPHWANWEHFNELDKRGLAMYGQMTAGSWIYIGTQGIVQGTYETFVEAGRQHYDGNLKGRWILTAGLGGMGGAQPLAAVMAGACCLAVECDEARVDFRLRTRYVDEKTHSLDEALSLIDRWTTAGEAKSVALIGNAADIFVELVKRGVRPDIVTDQTSAHDPLHGYLPQGWTVAKWRDMQEKSPKEVEAAARASMKTHVAAMVDFWNAGVPTLDYGNNIRQVASDEGLETAFSFPGFVPAYIRPLFCRGIGPFRWCALSGDPEDIYKTDAKVKELVDDPHLHNWLDMARERIAFQGLPARICWVGLGVRHRLGLAFNEMVRNGELSAPVVIGRDHLDSGSVASPNRETEAMKDGSDAVSDWPLLNALLNTASGATWVSLHHGGGVGMGFSQHAGMVICCDGSLDADRRIENVLWNDPASGVMRHADAGYEDALACAREHKLNLPSIL, encoded by the coding sequence ATGCAGAACAGTCGTCATAATATCCGTGATGTAATCCCCCCAACAGGGGCAGAAATTTCTGCCAAAAGCTGGCTGACCGAAGCCCCAATGCGGATGCTTATGAACAATTTGCACCCGGATGTTGCCGAGAATCCGCATGCACTCGTTGTCTATGGCGGTATCGGCAGGGCTGCGCGCACCTGGGAAGATTTTGACATGATTGTTGCATCGCTTCGAAATTTGGAAGCCGACCAGACACTGCTGGTGCAATCAGGCAAACCGGTTGGAGTTTTCCGCACCCATAAAGACGCACCACGGGTGCTTATTGCCAATTCGAATCTGGTGCCTCATTGGGCAAATTGGGAACATTTCAATGAACTCGACAAGCGTGGTCTTGCCATGTATGGGCAGATGACGGCCGGATCCTGGATTTATATTGGAACTCAAGGGATCGTTCAGGGAACCTACGAGACCTTCGTTGAGGCCGGGCGTCAGCATTACGATGGAAACCTGAAAGGGCGTTGGATTTTGACTGCCGGTCTGGGCGGCATGGGCGGTGCCCAGCCACTTGCAGCGGTGATGGCCGGGGCGTGCTGTCTGGCGGTCGAATGTGACGAGGCACGCGTGGATTTTCGCCTGCGTACGCGATATGTTGACGAGAAGACCCACTCCCTGGATGAAGCGTTATCCCTTATTGATCGCTGGACAACCGCTGGTGAGGCTAAATCCGTTGCCCTTATCGGCAATGCTGCAGATATATTTGTGGAGTTGGTCAAGAGGGGGGTAAGGCCCGATATCGTGACTGATCAGACATCAGCCCATGATCCACTTCACGGGTATCTGCCCCAGGGCTGGACCGTGGCCAAATGGCGAGACATGCAGGAAAAAAGCCCGAAAGAAGTCGAGGCGGCGGCGCGGGCGTCGATGAAAACCCATGTCGCAGCCATGGTTGATTTCTGGAATGCGGGCGTTCCAACCCTCGATTACGGCAACAATATTCGACAGGTTGCTTCTGATGAGGGATTGGAGACAGCTTTCAGTTTTCCCGGTTTTGTGCCTGCCTATATCAGACCATTATTCTGCCGAGGTATAGGGCCATTCCGTTGGTGCGCTCTTTCCGGCGATCCTGAAGACATCTACAAGACCGACGCCAAGGTCAAGGAACTGGTGGATGATCCACATTTGCATAATTGGTTGGATATGGCGCGTGAACGTATAGCCTTTCAGGGGCTGCCGGCCCGAATTTGTTGGGTAGGATTAGGCGTGCGCCACCGCCTCGGACTTGCCTTTAATGAAATGGTCAGGAACGGCGAGTTGTCCGCCCCGGTCGTAATCGGACGGGATCATCTGGACAGTGGCTCGGTCGCCTCACCTAACCGTGAGACCGAAGCCATGAAAGATGGATCGGATGCCGTTTCAGATTGGCCGCTGCTCAACGCGCTTTTAAACACGGCGAGCGGAGCTACCTGGGTTTCGCTGCACCATGGTGGCGGCGTAGGAATGGGTTTCTCCCAACACGCAGGTATGGTCATTTGTTGTGATGGCAGTCTTGATGCCGACAGGCGAATTGAAAATGTCTTGTGGAATGATCCGGCAAGCGGTGTCATGCGCCACGCTGATGCCGGGTATGAGGATGCCTTGGCCTGTGCTCGTGAACACAAGTTGAATCTGCCCTCAATCCTATAG
- the hutH gene encoding histidine ammonia-lyase has product MITLVPGQVTLSQLEQIWRGEDRISLHHDARAPVEAAQALVRKAAQGKDAIYGINTGFGKLAHMVIPADQTAKLQHNLVLSHCCGVGEMLDAATTRLMMALKLISLGRGASGVSWDTVMMIENMINAGVLPCIPAQGSVGASGDLAPLAHMAAVMIGAGEAMKDDSVMTGNIALQAAGLEPLVLGPKEGLALINGTQFSTACALAGLFEAWRNASACVVTAALSTDAIMGSTTPLVDEIHTLRGHSGQIEVARAQREIMKGSEIRESHRADDTRVQDPYCIRCQPQVTGAAIDILAFAGRTLENEANAVTDNPIVLVKEGRIVSGGNFHAEPVAFAADQIALAVAEIGSIAQRRVALMVDPSLSFDLPPFLTPEPGLNSGFMIAEVTSAALMSENRHLANPCSTDSTPTSANQEDHVSMAAHAAYRLRRMTANLNMILGIELICAVQGIEFRKPLKTSPKLQSVIATVRQVISPLEEDRYLASDLEKAADLIANGRIVEGLDLSPYIQGSV; this is encoded by the coding sequence ATGATTACTCTGGTGCCAGGTCAGGTCACGTTGTCTCAGCTTGAGCAGATCTGGCGAGGTGAAGACCGAATTTCATTGCATCATGATGCCCGGGCTCCGGTTGAAGCTGCGCAAGCTCTTGTCAGAAAAGCAGCACAAGGCAAGGATGCCATCTATGGGATCAATACAGGGTTTGGCAAACTGGCCCATATGGTTATTCCCGCTGATCAGACGGCGAAACTTCAGCACAATCTGGTTCTGTCCCATTGTTGTGGCGTGGGTGAGATGCTTGATGCTGCAACAACCCGGCTGATGATGGCACTCAAGCTCATCTCGCTGGGGCGCGGGGCGTCCGGCGTCAGTTGGGATACGGTGATGATGATAGAAAATATGATCAATGCCGGCGTTCTGCCATGTATTCCTGCTCAGGGTTCGGTTGGGGCATCTGGCGATCTGGCGCCACTTGCCCATATGGCCGCTGTGATGATCGGCGCGGGCGAAGCCATGAAAGACGATAGCGTGATGACCGGTAATATCGCGCTACAGGCGGCCGGGCTTGAGCCGTTGGTGCTCGGGCCGAAGGAAGGTCTGGCCCTGATTAATGGCACACAATTCTCTACCGCATGCGCATTGGCCGGACTCTTCGAAGCCTGGCGTAATGCGAGCGCATGTGTGGTCACCGCAGCGTTGTCAACAGACGCAATCATGGGGTCAACAACACCACTCGTGGATGAGATCCATACTCTGCGTGGACATTCGGGCCAGATCGAAGTCGCCCGGGCACAGCGGGAGATCATGAAGGGCTCGGAAATCCGCGAAAGTCATCGCGCGGACGATACGCGTGTTCAGGATCCATACTGCATTCGTTGCCAGCCACAGGTCACCGGTGCCGCGATAGACATTCTTGCATTTGCTGGCCGGACGCTGGAAAACGAAGCCAATGCGGTCACCGACAACCCTATTGTTCTTGTGAAGGAAGGTCGGATTGTTTCAGGAGGTAATTTTCATGCTGAGCCGGTTGCTTTCGCTGCCGACCAGATAGCTCTCGCTGTGGCTGAGATAGGTTCGATAGCCCAACGGCGGGTCGCTCTAATGGTTGATCCATCCCTTAGTTTTGACTTGCCGCCTTTTCTGACCCCTGAGCCTGGCCTGAATTCCGGCTTTATGATTGCAGAAGTGACAAGTGCCGCCCTGATGAGTGAAAACCGGCATCTTGCCAACCCCTGTTCAACCGACAGCACCCCGACTTCAGCCAATCAGGAAGACCATGTCAGCATGGCGGCACATGCCGCATATCGATTGCGCCGGATGACCGCAAATCTTAACATGATTCTTGGCATTGAACTCATCTGCGCCGTTCAGGGGATTGAATTCAGGAAACCGTTGAAAACCAGCCCAAAGCTTCAATCTGTTATCGCCACCGTCAGGCAGGTGATTAGCCCTCTTGAAGAAGACCGTTATCTTGCATCAGATCTTGAGAAGGCCGCCGACTTGATCGCCAATGGCAGAATTGTCGAAGGGCTTGACCTGTCGCCTTATATTCAGGGTTCGGTGTAA
- a CDS encoding GntR family transcriptional regulator, whose product MTRHSLTNWQAVMAEVERRIYTREWKPGQSIPNEADLAIEFGCARVTVNRALQTLASNGLLDRRRKAGTRVALHPISKATLQIPLIRKEIEASNKAYRYHLHHQEVEAAPEWIKARFGLEENTFLLHAVALHTADNKPYVIEDRWINCIALPEVLSMKFDTISANEWLLQSIPYTHGDIVFRALNASIEQAELLDTKENKALFEIERTTWDHDTALTTVRLVFHAGYQMNTGL is encoded by the coding sequence ATGACGCGACACTCGCTAACAAACTGGCAGGCAGTTATGGCCGAAGTTGAACGCCGGATTTACACCCGTGAGTGGAAACCGGGCCAATCCATCCCAAATGAGGCAGATCTTGCCATCGAGTTCGGTTGCGCTCGCGTGACGGTCAATCGGGCCCTGCAGACCCTTGCAAGTAACGGCCTGCTTGACCGCCGACGCAAAGCTGGCACGCGCGTGGCACTTCATCCGATAAGTAAAGCCACGCTGCAGATACCACTCATCAGAAAGGAAATTGAAGCCAGCAACAAAGCCTACAGGTATCATCTTCATCATCAGGAAGTTGAAGCAGCGCCGGAATGGATCAAAGCTCGATTTGGGCTAGAGGAGAACACATTTCTGCTTCATGCAGTTGCTCTTCATACCGCCGATAATAAACCCTATGTAATTGAAGACCGCTGGATCAACTGCATTGCGCTACCTGAGGTTTTGTCGATGAAATTTGATACTATAAGTGCCAATGAATGGCTTTTGCAAAGCATCCCGTATACCCATGGCGATATCGTATTCAGAGCGCTCAATGCCAGCATTGAGCAGGCAGAGCTTTTGGATACAAAAGAAAACAAGGCTCTCTTTGAAATTGAACGTACAACCTGGGATCACGATACCGCGCTTACCACCGTCCGACTGGTGTTTCATGCCGGCTATCAGATGAACACAGGGCTCTAG
- a CDS encoding formimidoylglutamate deiminase, which produces MTIIQAEIALLPDGWQQNIQVKIGNDGRIAEVKQDAASSAADAHVPCLLPAPVNIHSHAFQRAMAGLTERRGNNPQDSFWTWRELMYRFLDQLTPDHVEAIAAMVQMEMLEAGYATCVEFHYLHHAPDGTRYENRAEMAQRIVAAASHSGIGLVLLPVHYQFGGCDGRELTRGQIRFRNDPDEFAMLCGDVQPILARLTPDAGFGVAPHSLRAVAKDSFAQTRALAAGGPFHMHLAEQTAEVDEVLHYLGNRPVEWVIDNIEPGKDCCFIHCTQMLPHETSGLAQTGAVAGLCPITEASLGDGIFDGVNWLGSGGQIAIGSDSNIRISLSEELRSLEYSQRLRDRTRAALATSARSTGRRIFEAAVLGGAQAAGRHTGKIAPGFWADLTALDHFGVETCDLEGDVILDSFIFAGDDRLVQEVWSAGRHVVSGGRHIAREQISKAYQGVLASLRDRL; this is translated from the coding sequence ATGACTATAATTCAGGCTGAAATTGCGCTCCTCCCTGACGGCTGGCAGCAAAATATACAAGTAAAGATCGGCAATGATGGGCGCATCGCTGAAGTGAAACAGGACGCTGCCAGTTCTGCTGCAGATGCACATGTTCCGTGCCTGTTGCCGGCGCCGGTTAATATTCACAGTCACGCCTTTCAGCGTGCCATGGCCGGGCTTACCGAACGCCGTGGCAACAACCCGCAGGATAGTTTCTGGACCTGGCGTGAATTGATGTATCGCTTTCTTGATCAATTAACCCCAGATCATGTAGAAGCAATTGCCGCCATGGTACAGATGGAAATGCTGGAAGCCGGATATGCGACATGCGTTGAATTTCATTATCTGCATCATGCGCCGGATGGAACTCGATATGAAAATCGTGCCGAAATGGCACAAAGAATTGTCGCCGCCGCCAGCCACAGCGGCATCGGCCTTGTTCTCTTACCCGTTCATTATCAATTCGGAGGGTGCGACGGGCGGGAACTGACAAGGGGCCAAATCCGCTTTCGGAATGACCCTGATGAATTTGCGATGCTATGTGGGGATGTGCAGCCAATACTCGCCAGACTAACACCTGATGCCGGTTTCGGCGTTGCTCCACACAGCCTTCGCGCCGTTGCAAAAGATAGTTTTGCGCAAACCCGTGCCCTTGCTGCAGGCGGGCCATTTCACATGCACCTGGCCGAACAGACAGCTGAGGTAGATGAAGTTCTGCACTATCTTGGAAACCGCCCTGTGGAGTGGGTGATTGATAATATCGAACCAGGGAAGGATTGCTGTTTCATCCACTGCACGCAGATGTTGCCTCATGAAACCTCTGGCCTTGCACAGACGGGTGCCGTAGCAGGACTTTGTCCGATTACCGAAGCCAGTCTTGGTGATGGAATTTTTGACGGAGTTAACTGGCTGGGTTCCGGCGGGCAAATCGCGATAGGCTCTGATTCAAATATCCGGATTTCTCTCTCGGAGGAGTTGCGTAGCCTCGAATATTCACAGCGACTTCGCGACCGTACACGCGCCGCCCTTGCAACTTCGGCACGGTCGACCGGCCGCCGCATCTTTGAGGCAGCGGTATTGGGCGGGGCGCAAGCTGCGGGACGACATACAGGGAAGATTGCTCCCGGGTTCTGGGCTGACCTGACGGCTCTTGACCACTTTGGTGTTGAAACCTGCGATCTGGAAGGTGATGTCATTCTTGACAGTTTCATCTTTGCTGGAGACGATCGACTGGTTCAGGAAGTTTGGTCAGCGGGTCGCCATGTGGTTTCAGGGGGGCGTCATATTGCCCGTGAACAAATTTCCAAGGCTTATCAGGGCGTGTTAGCCAGCCTTCGTGATCGTCTTTGA